Proteins encoded in a region of the Mycobacterium branderi genome:
- a CDS encoding PPE family protein: MVAVLDFGALPPELNSGRMYAGPGSESMLAAAAAWDGLAAELHSVASTYNSVISALTSGPWRGPASASTAAASAPYATWMSAMAAQAEQAGAQARDAADAYHAAFAMTVPPAVVAANRAQLATLTATNFFGINSPAIAANEAQYAEMWAQDALAMYGYAANSAVATQLTPFTSPPQTTNTAGLASQGAAVAHATGAAATQQSTLSPLISAIPNALQQLSSPATSTSSSTGVTTPWGSVIGGSGSSGLSGIMNDWPSLLPGYLMVSATPLYALSSVLGMAQTLQGLTTAGAWEAAEGAAGALESGIGNTGVLAGVGQAASLGPLSVPPSWGTSVQTGMLTSAGAAMPGTGANPLTGTPPSVLGGLPRGAASGPGSSPGPRYGSVPTVMARPPSAGYGGVM; the protein is encoded by the coding sequence ATGGTCGCAGTGCTCGATTTCGGCGCGTTGCCGCCGGAGCTCAACTCCGGCCGGATGTATGCCGGTCCGGGATCGGAATCGATGTTGGCGGCCGCGGCGGCCTGGGACGGGTTGGCTGCCGAATTGCATTCCGTGGCATCCACTTACAACTCGGTGATCTCGGCATTGACTAGCGGACCATGGCGCGGCCCGGCGTCGGCGTCCACCGCGGCGGCGTCCGCACCATATGCCACCTGGATGTCGGCGATGGCCGCGCAGGCCGAACAAGCGGGCGCACAGGCCCGCGACGCCGCCGACGCCTATCACGCCGCGTTCGCCATGACGGTGCCCCCGGCGGTGGTCGCGGCCAATCGCGCACAGCTGGCGACGCTGACCGCGACAAACTTTTTCGGCATCAACTCGCCCGCAATCGCCGCCAACGAAGCGCAATACGCCGAGATGTGGGCCCAGGACGCGCTGGCGATGTACGGCTATGCCGCCAACTCCGCGGTGGCTACCCAGTTGACGCCGTTCACGTCGCCGCCGCAGACCACCAACACGGCCGGGCTGGCCAGCCAGGGCGCCGCGGTCGCCCACGCAACCGGCGCCGCGGCCACGCAGCAGAGCACGCTCTCGCCGCTGATCTCCGCGATTCCCAATGCGCTGCAGCAGCTGTCGTCGCCGGCCACGAGCACGTCGTCGTCCACCGGCGTCACCACACCGTGGGGTTCGGTAATAGGCGGGTCTGGCTCGTCGGGGCTCTCCGGGATTATGAACGACTGGCCCAGTTTGCTTCCGGGCTATTTGATGGTGTCCGCGACCCCGCTCTACGCACTGTCCAGCGTGCTGGGGATGGCGCAAACCCTGCAGGGCTTGACCACCGCTGGCGCCTGGGAGGCAGCCGAAGGAGCGGCCGGCGCACTGGAATCGGGCATCGGCAACACGGGTGTGCTGGCCGGCGTCGGCCAGGCGGCCTCGCTGGGCCCGTTGTCCGTGCCGCCGAGCTGGGGCACGTCGGTCCAGACGGGCATGCTGACGTCCGCCGGTGCTGCGATGCCGGGGACGGGCGCGAACCCACTCACAGGTACGCCGCCAAGCGTGTTGGGCGGGCTGCCCCGCGGGGCGGCGAGCGGTCCGGGCAGCAGCCCCGGCCCCCGCTACGGGTCGGTTCCCACCGTGATGGCGCGCCCGCCGTCCGCCGGATATGGAGGCGTCATGTGA
- a CDS encoding WXG100 family type VII secretion target, which yields MTARFMTDPHAMRDMAGRFDVHAQTVEDEARKMWASSQNIAGAGWSGTAQATSYDTMSQMNQAFRNIVNMLHGVRDGLIRDANNYEAQEQASQQILSS from the coding sequence ATGACTGCTCGGTTTATGACCGATCCGCACGCGATGCGGGACATGGCGGGCCGTTTCGACGTGCACGCCCAGACCGTCGAAGACGAGGCCCGCAAGATGTGGGCGTCGAGCCAGAACATTGCCGGTGCCGGCTGGAGCGGAACCGCCCAGGCCACCTCCTACGACACCATGAGCCAGATGAATCAAGCCTTCCGCAACATCGTCAACATGCTGCACGGGGTGCGCGACGGGCTGATCCGCGACGCCAACAACTACGAGGCCCAAGAGCAGGCCTCCCAGCAGATCCTGTCCAGCTAG
- a CDS encoding PE family protein, whose product MSFVTTQPDALTSAAANLHSTGVAMSSHNAAAAAPTTGVVPAAADEVSALTAAQFTAHAQMYQAISAQAEAIHEMFVNTLGTSACSYAATEAANAVTAG is encoded by the coding sequence ATGTCGTTCGTGACCACCCAGCCGGACGCGTTGACATCGGCGGCGGCCAACTTGCATAGCACCGGCGTCGCGATGAGTTCCCACAATGCCGCGGCGGCGGCTCCCACCACCGGCGTGGTTCCGGCCGCCGCTGACGAGGTGTCTGCGCTCACGGCGGCCCAGTTCACCGCACACGCGCAGATGTATCAGGCGATCAGCGCCCAGGCCGAGGCGATTCACGAGATGTTCGTCAACACCCTGGGCACCAGCGCCTGCTCGTATGCGGCCACCGAGGCCGCCAACGCGGTGACGGCCGGCTAG